One Candidatus Roseilinea sp. genomic region harbors:
- a CDS encoding homoserine dehydrogenase encodes MSDLYAQPVFLLGFGGVGRALARQILAARARHAQRNRLRFVIVGVADSASSVVAPSGLSDAAIHDLLERKGRGERLADDAPPPPPDSLPAHTIVVDTTATAATVPWLMKAKACGMGVVLANKLPLAGDLSWWDAIADARARWETTCGAALPVISTLNTLLDSGDDILRIEGALSGTLGFLSSQLEAGVPFGQAVRDAKAKGYTEPDPRQDLGGLDAARKALILARMLGYRLEMQDVAVESLYPPEMDALSVDEFLREADALDAPMKRRAAELTAGGRKLRYAAEIADGKLRVGLVGAAPESKLGSIRSSDSIVVFHTRYFSDNPLAVSGRGAGQEVTASGVLGDMVSLSRAMRP; translated from the coding sequence ATGAGTGACCTGTATGCTCAACCCGTGTTCTTGCTGGGGTTCGGCGGCGTGGGGCGCGCGCTGGCTCGGCAAATCCTCGCCGCGCGCGCCCGCCACGCGCAGCGCAACCGGCTGCGCTTTGTGATCGTCGGCGTCGCCGATAGCGCTTCGTCCGTCGTGGCACCATCCGGCTTGTCCGATGCGGCGATCCACGATCTGCTCGAACGCAAAGGCCGCGGCGAGCGCCTCGCCGACGACGCGCCGCCGCCCCCCCCGGACTCCCTCCCTGCGCATACCATCGTGGTGGATACGACGGCGACCGCCGCCACCGTGCCCTGGCTGATGAAGGCGAAGGCGTGTGGCATGGGCGTGGTGTTGGCGAATAAGCTCCCGCTGGCCGGCGACTTGAGCTGGTGGGATGCCATCGCCGACGCGCGCGCACGTTGGGAGACGACCTGCGGCGCTGCATTGCCCGTCATCAGCACGCTGAACACGCTCCTCGACAGCGGCGACGACATCCTGCGCATCGAAGGCGCACTCAGCGGCACGCTGGGCTTCCTTTCGTCTCAATTGGAGGCCGGCGTGCCGTTCGGTCAGGCCGTGCGCGACGCAAAGGCGAAGGGCTACACCGAACCCGATCCGCGCCAAGATCTGGGCGGACTGGATGCTGCGCGCAAGGCGCTCATCCTGGCTCGCATGTTGGGCTACCGCTTAGAAATGCAGGATGTCGCCGTCGAGTCGCTGTATCCGCCGGAGATGGATGCTTTGAGCGTTGATGAATTCTTGCGCGAGGCCGATGCGCTCGACGCGCCGATGAAGCGACGCGCCGCCGAGCTGACCGCCGGCGGCCGCAAGCTCCGCTATGCTGCTGAGATCGCCGACGGCAAACTGCGCGTTGGGCTGGTGGGCGCTGCGCCGGAGAGCAAGCTGGGCAGCATCCGCAGCAGCGACAGCATCGTCGTCTTTCACACGCGCTACTTCAGCGACAATCCCCTGGCCGTGAGCGGTCGCGGCGCAGGTCAGGAAGTGACGGCGAGCGGCGTCCTGGGCGACATGGTGAGTTTGTCGCGCGCGATGCGCCCTTGA